In Zingiber officinale cultivar Zhangliang chromosome 1A, Zo_v1.1, whole genome shotgun sequence, the DNA window CAAAATCACAGGACGTAACTTAATCtaattgaccacatcaaaactaacacaTGGTACTTACACAAAGGACTAGAACAATTACCGACGACAACGAAgggagatgaagaagatgaagacggcACAAAAATGATAAAGTTACGTTAGAAAGGAAACCTTAAAAACCTAGTAATGGCCCCTGATAGTCGTCCAATCATGGGGGCGTAAGAGAGATGATTAATCTGGGTCGTTTAATTTAAACCTCTAAGAGTTACATCGAATATCAATAGTTACCTGTCGCATCAGATATTCTTTTTCTGATGTATATGACATGTGGCAACAAGATATAAGCCGCATTTATTAGGGATGGGAGGTAATAAGCAGGTTTATGATAAAAAGGTGTGCTCATCATACTGAGTATTAATGATGAGTGACGCACCCTATTTTTGAGGCGCCATAATGATGTCAACTTGAGCCGAGCAATAGTATGAGGGTTAAGCGTTCGATCGGAAAACAAGGGACCTCAAGAACAACATTATCTaagaatgtgactaagtgttcttctctcttcttaaaaaacgtattagttaacataaggtcatatgctatcgcaaaatctaatatagttttcccttcttcgttcctcgttccaaacccataactctcatgtactctctcatatttctcatttttcactccgacatgctcatttagatcacctcctattaaaatcatttcatttggaggaatattttgtaatatttcatctaagtcctcccaaaatcttaatttggtagcttcatctaatcctacctgTGGCGCATATatactaattatgttcatagtttctttcgccactattatcttaagggctataattctatcctcttttctaactactcctacaacttcatcttttaacaaaccatctacaataatacccactccatttcttgttttactctttccagtgtaccataacttaaaacccaagTTCTCTATCATCGTTGTCTTCTCGCCTGtatattttgtctcttgtacacacaaaatattaattattctcataatcatcatatctactatctctattgatttaccagtgagagttcctatattctatgttccaaatcttaaattattagttttcttatcatatttatttttatccaaCCTATTGTGTgaaaactcttgcctatttaacactacacctaagttctcagggagatgtagcggtccttgctgagacattacaatcggaccctgtaacgtgaactcttacatatttagcactacacccgagttctgaagATGTAGCGGTcattgccgagacgttacaatcGGATTCTGCAGCGCGTTCCTTCCGGGAACCATTTATCAAATGGATCCATTTATCAAGTGGATCATAAGGTTCCTTCCTAGCATTagtacaatagtttaatggatccatttatcaaatatttttcataattttgatGTTCACTGATAATCTAATGTAATCTTCCTTTTTTATTTGGACTTGGGATCGATCATGATCCACCATCATGGGTAGAGTTAAAACAACACCTTTAAAATAAGGTATTAATGTGGTGTGCCTGTGAACTTCTATAAAGTAACCAAGGAGGAACCTTTTAAGATAATCAATTATTTTATATTCTTTActatttttttcatttcttttttattattttggagCTCCCTCATAATTGAAATATTGGAAGGACTTGATCGGATAACTCTTCGTGAGCCTATATAATACGTGCTTGGTAGGAATCGAgcattagggatgacaatttcatccGAATTTGATGTAGGATCAGACATTCGactcgaatggaggagggtatggaagGACTATCACTACTCGATACCCGATCCGAATAcctgattaaataatatatatacatatattaaagaaaattttcttttcctaaaatcaacttattatttttgttgatattaggaggagactatattgatgtttctatctatttttttaattatatatatatattttaataggttgttaattctaatatatttttgttgaatgataatagttggaaagaaagaagaaaaattataactataaaaaataTTCGATCATTTAATGAGTATAGATATATCCATCAaagatcctatacccgatggatATAAAGACGAAAgatataaaatttaattcaaattcaatcCGAATCCGATCCATTATTATCCCTTTCGAGTACGTCACATAGAAAAAGCTAGAAAAAGCTTACTAAAGTTTATTTGAACAAGCCGATAAACTCGAGGAAagtcacaaaaaaaaaacaaaaaaagttaCGTGGGAATTGATACATCCCTCGTGTTCGGACCGGAACCGTACAGAAATTTTgaatcatttatttatttttttaatattgatATATAAGTTAGGTACGACGATATATATCTGACTAAAAACAATGGATAAGTATAGATAAATGTTACAGTTgatggaaaaaattaaaaaaaagccTGTGAGGCATAAAGTATATTATTAAAAATCGATTTACGAGGGTAGATAAAAAAGAAAGTTTATTATATTATTCATATACAACTAGTGGCAAAAAAAAGCATGGTCAGCTTTTTGACTTGATCAACTTGCCCTTtgataaattttataagaaatcaTGCTCATTGGCCAACCACAATTAATTAAGCTTGTAAGATTGTATTACATAAATTTTGTTATATAGTTGATTGATGAGCTCCAATAATTTATCCCACACCTTCATGTCCTTCATGTTGCAAGAGAAGGGTTTGATTGAGTTAACTCATGCATCCCTAAAAGAAAGTCAACTCTTCATTTCTTTAACATATAGAGAAAGTCAAATGGTTTGGTACGAGAGGAGAATGAAAGTTCAAAATAAGATGAAATGCCGTAGTAAAATTAAATGAGGTTGAGTTTTTTAAGTGAAGTTTGAAAATGTAGagctagagaaaaaaaaaaaacttcattaTGTTAGATGgttgttttagttttattttatctAAACAGAGtcttaattcattttaattaatgaattatcctttaaattttttttagcccTCCCCTTAATCATGCTTATCATATATAAAGctaaaattaaaaattgcaaACTATGAAATGCACAAGTGCCTCACCATGAACGCATTTGAATGACCTACCAcattatttttcattatttttcttcTAAAGAATGATATTGGTTTCTTCAACGCACGAGATCAAGACTATGCAACTTGTATTCACAAAATCACAAATATTTAGCTGTTTCacacattaattaattaaaaataaggcAATTTTTCAAATACCTCCaaagtttaataattttttcttataTTATACTCAATAATTCGTGTTTGTATAATGTAATCGAACAATAGGCGCCAACTACATGGCGCCAAGTCAACGGAAATGTCTGAAATTTAAGCGAGAGATCGGTCAACTCCGTCACCGTCAAGTAACCGGGGATCGCCGTCGAGCTTCCGTCTATATAATTTTCTCTTTCGGTTCCGATGTCAAACACCGAGTCGGCGCAGTACTCTCCGTCCCTGCAGTACCACCATGGATTTGGTCTTCGCGGAGAAGGCCCTTCTGGGGCTGTTCGCGGCCGTGACGCTGGCGATCGTGGTGTCGAAGCTGTGCGGCAAGCGGTTCAAGCTGCCGCCGGGGCCGCGCCCGGTGCCAATCTTCGGGAATTGGCTCCAGGTCGGCGACGACCTCAACCATCGCATGCTCACCGGCATGGCCAAACGCTTCGGCGACATCTTCCACCTGCTCATGGGCGTCCGCAATCTGGTGGTCGTCTCCTCACCCGAGCTCGCCCGCGAGGTCCTCCACGCACAGGGCGTCGAGTTCGGCTCCCGCACCCGCAACGTCGTCCTCGATATCTTCACCGGAAAGGGACAGGACATGGTCTTCACTGTCTACGGCGACCACTGGCGCAAGATGCGCCGCATCATGACCGTCCCCTTCTTCACCAACAAGGTATGAATCGATTCAAAACCCTTCCTTTTACCGATTTCATGCGTAAAAATTCGAACTTTGACGGGTCTCTGTGGAGCAGGTGGTGCAGCAGAACAGAGAGGGGTGGGAGGAGGAGATACGGCTGTTGGTGGAGGAGCTGAGGAGAAACCCGAAGGCGGCCAAAGAGGGGGTGGTGATCCGGCGACGCCTCCAGCTGATGATGTACAACAACATGTTCCGGATCATGTTCGACAGGCGGTTCGAGAGCGAGGATAATCCCCTGTTCAACAAGCTGAAGGCGATCAACTTCGAGCGGAGCCGTCTGTCTCAGAGCTTCGAGTTTAACTACGGCGACTTCATCCCAGTGCTGAGGCCCTTCTTGAGGGGATACCTCAACAGGTGCAGGGAGGTGAAGGAACGCCGGTTGCGACTCTTCCATGAGCAGTTCGTCGCCGAGAGGAAGTGCGTGGCTTGCTTGCTTCGATCGCTCTGTTTTTCCGAATTTCTAGCGGGGGTATTTTTGGGGGGACTAAACATTTCCGTAAACAGGAAGATGATGGAGGAGCAGGGATCGAAGTTTGAGCTCAAATGCGCAATGGATCACATATTGGACGCGGAGAGGAGAGGCGAGATCAACTACGACAACGTCCTTTACATCGTCGAGAACATCAACGTCGCCGGTCATTGCTTTTCCTCTGTTTTCTTCTTTTCGTATGAAGTTTATATATTTACAGCGCCGTTGAATCTAAACAAATTGCAGCGTTGGAGACTACCCTGTGGTCGATCGAATGGGGCATCGCGGAGCTGGTGAACCACCCGGCGATCCAGATCAAGCTCCGGCGAGAGCTCGACGCCGTCCTGGGGTCGGCCCAGCTGACGGAGCCCGACCTCGTCCGCCTCCCTTACCTCAACGCGGTGGTGAAGGAGACCCTCCGGCTGCGGATGGCCATCCCTCTCCTGGTCCCCCACATGAACCTGCACGACGCCAAGCTCGCCGGCTTCGACGTCCCCGCCGAGAGCAAGATCCTGGTCAACGCCTGGTGGCTGGCCAACAACCCGGCCCTGTGGAAGGACCCCGAGCAGTTCCGGCCGGAGCGGTTCCTGCAGGAGGAGGCCGGCGTGGAGGCCAACGGCAACGACTTCCGTTTCCTGCCCTTCGGAGTTGGCCGGCGAAGCTGTCCCGGAATCGTCCTCGCCCTGCCCATCATCGGCATCTCCCTGGGCTGTCTCGTCCACAACTTCGAGCTACTGCCACCGCCAGGAAAGGACAGGGTGGACATGGCGGAGAAGGCAGGCCAGTTCAGCCTCCAGATCATGACGCACTCCACCGTCGTCTGCAAGCCCACGAAGCTGTGAATGAACTCGATTACAAATTTGCACTTACGCTTGCGTTAATTATTTGATGGAGGTTGATTAAGGTTATGGTGATTAGTGTGCGTTAAATAAGCCTGTATCCTTATACTCCTTAATGACTGTTGCTTTAATTGAAGTCATGTAATTGCATTTATTTCCATTTTCGGATTGAAAAACTGCAGCGTCGTGTCTACAGTGTCGTACTATCgaaggaaatagaaaaaaaaatgaagaaattttaattaattttgatctgGATGACTCATTTACTTCGGGCGGGCTGGATAAAAATTTAATTGACTTTCTCGGCCAATAAATTTGGGATGTACGGACGTCTAGAATTCTAGAAGAACAAGTttctttaaatataaaattatactttagattttatattttatataaaaaagttTTATACCAGTcatttttatctattttttaaatttagatttcatcaatcattttttttttaaaatttaaaaattaaaatttattttctaaatattaaaatattatttaattttaaaagaaaaaaaattaaaggattgGATTGGTAATGAAAAACTatacaagaaagaaaaaataataaaaaaatgaaaaaagagaaaaaaaattaaaaaaaataaagataatgacAACTAATGTAGTGTTTagtgaaaaataattatttaaatttaataaaatgaatgATTTGGATAttctaagataataaaagaaGGTTAAAATGGGAATCAAAATATATCTTAATGCAGTCATTTCGACACTCGAATCAAATTTCAGTAATTAAAGAGTAAATGAAGAGGAAGATGTCCGGTGAAGAAAAGTAATTTTATGTGCGCATATCTTCATTTGCAAGACCAAACCCTTCTTTATACAACCTTCTTAGCGGGAGAAATAACACCTCACATTCCTCCTAATCCAGTTTTAGTTGATGGAGACACTATGTCGTCCCTTGTTTTGTCGCTAGTCATTTTCTGGTTGAGAAGGTACTCACAATGCCATATCATTCCCTGTTCGTGCCCTAATTTAATCAATCACGTTTTGGTAAAGAGGATTGTCACATCATTCCATATTCTCTATCTTTCACTAGACATGTTGTCCATACTTGAGGCATTCGTGTATAGGTGGGTCATAAACCACCGAGTCAAGCATCGAAAAATCAAGCTTTTGCTGAGTCGGACGTCAAAGAGTCAGGGTTCTATTGAGTCGAGCGTCAACGAGTTGAGGTTCTACAGAGTCAAGTGTCAGGCTTTTACTACCGAGTAGAAGGATCAACGCTAAGTCAAATTTGGGATAACTAGATCTATATGTAGTTAGGTGAACTTTGAGCTCACTTGACTTAGACTCGGGCCTAACTTGATCGAGTGCCACCTTACCTTTGACTTACAGCTCGATTTTTTATTTCAATGTGCTACTGAGGCCAACTATCTACCACATCAAATTTATTACTTACTAGTAACGTGAAAAATATGGTTGCacaatttatatttaaatttatttattttaaagataatttatatATTGTAATTTCACATAGAATCGTATTAAACTTTCGAGCATTTATATTGTTAAGGAGTTGGGATTCTACAGAGTCGGATAACAGTATCATTCTGATGAGCAATCTACTTAGGAACTCATGGATATGATCCAAACTTGATACCTCCatattttcacttgaggtatatgggttaaacttccgttcaacatttatactgtttagtttttgttagtacttgctgatggtaaataacaaaattttatggtcaaatttttattagtgggggagaatgtaaaatacagcaTAAAACCTTAAgggtatttttagaaatttttaaaaattttctgaaaatttttcggagctcgtatgacgagtttaagggaaTCAATTAATGGACCACGGGAAAACATGTTTAAGTTACCCACTTAAAtgaagaaaagttttatttttatttttctttttccttttcttctcccgTCGCCGAACCCTTGCCCTTCCCCCTTCCTCTCATCTCTTCTCCTCTACG includes these proteins:
- the LOC122016214 gene encoding trans-cinnamate 4-monooxygenase-like; this translates as MDLVFAEKALLGLFAAVTLAIVVSKLCGKRFKLPPGPRPVPIFGNWLQVGDDLNHRMLTGMAKRFGDIFHLLMGVRNLVVVSSPELAREVLHAQGVEFGSRTRNVVLDIFTGKGQDMVFTVYGDHWRKMRRIMTVPFFTNKVVQQNREGWEEEIRLLVEELRRNPKAAKEGVVIRRRLQLMMYNNMFRIMFDRRFESEDNPLFNKLKAINFERSRLSQSFEFNYGDFIPVLRPFLRGYLNRCREVKERRLRLFHEQFVAERKKMMEEQGSKFELKCAMDHILDAERRGEINYDNVLYIVENINVAALETTLWSIEWGIAELVNHPAIQIKLRRELDAVLGSAQLTEPDLVRLPYLNAVVKETLRLRMAIPLLVPHMNLHDAKLAGFDVPAESKILVNAWWLANNPALWKDPEQFRPERFLQEEAGVEANGNDFRFLPFGVGRRSCPGIVLALPIIGISLGCLVHNFELLPPPGKDRVDMAEKAGQFSLQIMTHSTVVCKPTKL